CGAGGTCCAGTCGATCCAGGATGGTTAGTGCTGCTGTGCAGACCCAAACTTGTCCTGAATGGCTCTCTGTGCCCGGACTAAGGCCGAATCCTCCATCGAAGTTCATGCACTTTCGAATATTTTCGGTGATGCCTTCTATTTGTTCGTCTGTAAGGCTTGAAAGACGACcgaggagggaaaggcaGGAGAGCAGAATATAAGAAAAACGAGTGTCTGACTCTCCCCATTTGTCGCCAGATACGGAGCCGTCGGGATTAACAAGTTTGAGAAGGACTGCACATGAACTTAGGAATAGCCAACATGAAAAGAAGTTATAAAACATACAAGAAATGATACGCTCAATATCCGCCCGATCAAGAGCGTCTTCCATGAGCAAAACCTGGATTCCCGAAAGCGTGGCCAAGATGTGACCATCGTGACCAGGATGCGGTCCAAAGGTACCTGACCGATGTCAGCTATATAATACTTCGACTTGTTGAAATGACCAACGTACCAGTCTCATCGTCCCAGCAGGACAGCACATACTCAATGACACCTTCCCGGTCAAGCGCTTCTGGCTGCCCTAGCATATATAAGGCAGTGAGTCCCCAGTAGATCCCGTTGAGCCGAAGATGAGAGGTTATATAGTAGGCCAAGTCCTTTTTCTGTCATTGAGAGAGTTGATCAGCATTGTATGTGGGGAAGATATGTAAGAATGGTTAGCCCCGAACGAGGGCGACACACCTTGTCAAGATCTTGGATATACTTGATATGCAAGGACTTATTAAGAGGCTGCGAGGTGGCGGCTAGGGACATGGTGGCCGGATCGTCAGTTATGGGAATGAAGAGATGTATCAGATGATGGCGCTCAACGAAGGATATGTTCGTTGGTTATGACGGACGAGCCGAGGCAACCAAAAGTGGAGGTCATCCACCCTATCAGTATTGCTTTTGTCAAGAAAGAACCTTTCTCTTAATCATAATATTCCATTCAGATCAAAATACAAGGTATACCACAACTAGACCAGTACCCATGAGTTCCTTTTGGATCTCTGCGCGCTGCTAGAAGTAGCAAGATGCCAAATATATTACCATTGCCTCGCCCCACATCCACAACTCTCcgctcttccatcatcctccccaGCCTCGCCCAGATTTTCTCTGAGCTACTTCAAAATTCTTTGGATGCTGAAGCTACCAAAATCGAATGCTATGTGAACTTGGCCAAAGGGAATGAAACTCTGAGAGTGGAGGATAACGGCACCGGTATCAGCAAGAATGGGCTAGCAAAGATAGGAAAGAGGTTTAGGACGAGTAAAGAAATACACGAGGGAGGATTGGGGCCAGTAGGATCTTACGGATTCCGTGGAGAAGGTAAGTTGATCTGTATAAAGCCCTAATGAATACTGAACATTGCCACAGCCTTAGCATCTATAGCTTCACTTTCCCTTCTAGATATTACTACACGCAGAGCTTCGTTTCCAGTTTATACCAAAATTCTCAGACATTCGAAAACACTATTCGAAGGCCCCAATCCTGATAGGCATATTGCAGGCGGCCAAGGTACTACAGTTGTAGTTCGCGAGATCTTTCGTACCATCCCCGTTagaagagaagagctgGCGGCGACAAGTAGCACGCTTTTAATGAGCCAATTGAAAAAGGTTGTTGAAACGCTAGCACTAGGAAATCCAGGCGTCCGATGGGTATTatgggaggagaagactACGACTACTGGGGGCTTGAAACGAATCATGAGTATCAATGCGGTAAGTCAACAAATGGACGGCACTTGCTATTCATGACTTACTTTTAACTTAGTCTGATTCTGCGTTGGACGTGTTCAAAACCCTATACGGAGGCGCCCTTGTTCAGAGCGTCCAAAAGATTAAAGTAACCgctgggaaaagaaaagtggACGGTTTTATCAGTATCTCGGGAGATGTCTCAAAAGTAAGATGCCGCTAAAACGTTACCAAACCGATGCTGACACAGTGACAGgctcatcaacatctttgTGAATTTTGTCTTGTCATGATGTTTTGCATTTTACCGACTGACCGGCTGCAGATATCAATAACTATCCAATCGATCGCGGAGATGTACATACGGCGATTGCTAAGAAGTTCGCCAGTAGCAAATTCGCTAATCTAGCATCTGCCGGTCAGcatgacgaggatgaagattaTCACCCTTGTAAGCATTAAATTCATTGGTACTTTATTTCGCTCATGTCACAGCAGCTGGGCGACGTTCTCCTAGAAGACTTGAAAGATATCCTGTATATGTACTGAACGTAACTTTGTCGGCCGGTGAATTAGACGTTTCCTATGAGCCTCAGAAAGGTGTTCTGGGATACAAGGTCAGTCGGATTCTTCATCTGTTGGGTGTTCGCTGAATTCTCCTGCGCTAAGGATATCGAGTCTCTGAAGACAATGTTATTGGCTGTTGTAGACGAATTCCTTCGTCGAAATGGATTTGGCCCAGCACATACCCCCTCTTCGATGTCAAGCCCTACCAAACGTCCTGTATCGCATGTTTCTCAACCCGTTGGCCGCCTTGCATCTGCACTCGGGAGGCCATCGCCTCTGTCACTGTCTTCTTTGCGCACCAATACGCCTGTTCCTCGACCCATGTCgcttgctcttccttcaaagGATAGTCCGAAGAGAGTTGCATCCCATTTATCAGAGGAAGCGCCGGATTCCACGAAACGGCGACGACTGATGTCTCCCGAGAAGACTATTACGCCTCGTATTAGCGAAAGAGGCACTAGAAAATCCAAGTGGATCGACGATCTCTTGGCCAAATTGAATACTGGTGTTTTTCCTCTATCCCCCCATACTTTTCGAACAACGGATCATGAACACGACTTTACAGGCGATGACGTAGCGTCTATGGCTGGCTGCTCATATGAGCCTACTAATCCGGTGTCATTaccttctccatttccgTTCACTACCGATGTGCAAATCTCGAAATCATCCCTCTCTAATGCAACTGTTCTAGGTCAAGTTGATCGAAAATTCATCGCTGTCGTCCTTAGTACCAATATTAATTTGACGACCTTGGCTTTGATCGATCAACACGCCGCTGATGAGCGGGTGGCAGTGGAGAAAGTTCTTCTGGAACTTTGTGAAGGGTTTGCAAAAGATGATTTGTTGGTGGCGGAGCTCGCTAAGACTCGACCGATGATTATTCTCACTCAAGCGGAAGCCCAGATCCTCTCCCAGCCTTGGGTACTGTCATTGTTCAAGAGATGGGGCATTCGCCTCACCATGCCTCCTGGACTTTCTCATGGGGAGTATATTCAAGTCAAAGTCGAAACCGTTCCTTTAAGTCTGTTGAGCAGACTGGGTAGAAAGGAAGGTTCAGAAATGACAAGACTTGTAAGAGGTTATTTACCAATCGTGGCGGAACATGCGAGCGAAATAACCGTTCTTGTCGAAAATCTCGAAGGCAAAGCAATGGAAGATAACGAAGGTGGGGA
The genomic region above belongs to Cryptococcus neoformans var. neoformans JEC21 chromosome 4 sequence and contains:
- a CDS encoding geranylgeranyltransferase beta subunit, putative, producing the protein MSLAATSQPLNKSLHIKYIQDLDKKKDLAYYITSHLRLNGIYWGLTALYMLGQPEALDREGVIEYVLSCWDDETGTFGPHPGHDGHILATLSGIQVLLMEDALDRADIERIISFLLKLVNPDGSVSGDKWGESDTRFSYILLSCLSLLGRLSSLTDEQIEGITENIRKCMNFDGGFGLSPGTESHSGQVWVCTAALTILDRLDLVDRDLLGAWLSERQLPNGGLNGRPEKLEDVCYSWWCLASLSIIGKIHWVNADKLINFILSAQDLDDGGIGDRPGDWVDVFHTIFGVAGLSLLGYPDLRDIDPVYCMPADLISRLGLRRPYSVLPRRSAQ
- a CDS encoding mismatch repair-related protein, putative produces the protein MPNILPLPRPTSTTLRSSIILPSLAQIFSELLQNSLDAEATKIECYVNLAKGNETLRVEDNGTGISKNGLAKIGKRFRTSKEIHEGGLGPVGSYGFRGEALASIASLSLLDITTRRASFPVYTKILRHSKTLFEGPNPDRHIAGGQGTTVVVREIFRTIPVRREELAATSSTLLMSQLKKVVETLALGNPGVRWVLWEEKTTTTGGLKRIMSINASDSALDVFKTLYGGALVQSVQKIKVTAGKRKVDGFISISGDVSKAHQHLYINNYPIDRGDVHTAIAKKFASSKFANLASAGQHDEDEDYHPSGRRSPRRLERYPVYVLNVTLSAGELDVSYEPQKGVLGYKDIESLKTMLLAVVDEFLRRNGFGPAHTPSSMSSPTKRPVSHVSQPVGRLASALGRPSPLSLSSLRTNTPVPRPMSLALPSKDSPKRVASHLSEEAPDSTKRRRLMSPEKTITPRISERGTRKSKWIDDLLAKLNTGVFPLSPHTFRTTDHEHDFTGDDVASMAGCSYEPTNPVSLPSPFPFTTDVQISKSSLSNATVLGQVDRKFIAVVLSTNINLTTLALIDQHAADERVAVEKVLLELCEGFAKDDLLVAELAKTRPMIILTQAEAQILSQPWVLSLFKRWGIRLTMPPGLSHGEYIQVKVETVPLSLLSRLGRKEGSEMTRLVRGYLPIVAEHASEITVLVENLEGKAMEDNEGGDTEGYGGDWGRLMRFMPREMLELANSKACRGAIMFEDRLSHDQCDRLIQQLSQTRFPFMCAHGRPSMVPLVILNEQQDKPVTKAKRKINWDNLRNKTYEGNMDGENDE